One Luteolibacter flavescens DNA segment encodes these proteins:
- a CDS encoding MFS transporter, whose translation MDSAPRVSERNLLLLLAAVQFTHIMDFMVMMPLGPQLMRELDLTATQFGHIISAFALTAGVVGLAMAPFADRFDRRRLLLICYAGFALGTLACGLATTPEMLIVARAVCGAFGGVSSATILTIVADVVPPERRARGMGIIMTAFSAAAALGVPLGLKLAQWWKWEAPFLVIAAIAAGVWVLLARVLPPVRGHLDLVGADPRKDFLSLLRDRNAWTGILLMMVCIMGHFMIIPYLSPYLVGNVGLAEENLFLVYLVGGAVTIFTGPYVGKLADRHGRFRVFTIMIVIASAVILHMATSGPLPLWHILLNAALFFVFASGRFIPAQATISLAVPPARRGAYMSLVSCSRDLASGVTAAVAGMVVTRAPGGAMLHFDRLGFIAVAFSIVSLFVFRLVKVAE comes from the coding sequence ATGGATTCCGCGCCCCGCGTTTCCGAACGCAACCTGCTGCTCCTGCTGGCCGCCGTCCAGTTCACCCACATCATGGACTTCATGGTGATGATGCCGCTGGGCCCCCAGCTCATGCGGGAGCTGGACCTCACCGCCACGCAATTCGGCCACATCATCTCCGCCTTCGCGCTGACGGCCGGGGTGGTGGGGCTGGCGATGGCACCTTTCGCCGACCGCTTTGACCGGCGGAGGCTGCTGCTGATTTGCTATGCGGGCTTTGCCCTCGGGACTCTGGCCTGCGGTCTCGCGACCACGCCGGAGATGCTGATCGTGGCCCGGGCGGTGTGCGGGGCATTCGGTGGCGTGAGCAGTGCGACCATCCTGACCATCGTGGCGGATGTCGTCCCGCCTGAACGCCGGGCGCGCGGCATGGGCATCATCATGACGGCCTTCTCCGCGGCTGCCGCGCTGGGAGTGCCGCTGGGGCTGAAGCTCGCGCAGTGGTGGAAGTGGGAGGCTCCCTTCCTGGTCATCGCCGCCATCGCCGCCGGGGTGTGGGTGCTGCTGGCGCGCGTGCTGCCGCCGGTGCGCGGTCACCTCGACCTCGTGGGCGCGGATCCGCGGAAGGACTTCCTGTCCCTGCTGAGGGACCGCAATGCCTGGACGGGCATCCTGCTCATGATGGTCTGCATCATGGGGCACTTCATGATCATTCCTTACCTCTCGCCTTACCTCGTGGGAAATGTGGGGCTGGCAGAGGAGAATCTCTTCCTCGTCTATCTCGTCGGTGGCGCGGTCACGATCTTCACCGGCCCCTATGTCGGGAAGCTGGCCGACCGGCATGGCCGCTTCCGCGTCTTCACGATCATGATCGTCATCGCGAGCGCCGTCATCCTGCACATGGCCACCTCCGGCCCGCTGCCGCTGTGGCACATCCTGCTGAATGCCGCGCTGTTCTTCGTATTCGCAAGCGGGCGCTTCATCCCCGCGCAGGCGACCATCTCGCTGGCCGTGCCGCCCGCGCGCCGGGGTGCCTACATGAGCCTGGTCTCCTGCTCGCGCGATCTCGCCTCCGGCGTCACCGCGGCCGTCGCCGGGATGGTGGTGACGCGCGCGCCCGGCGGGGCGATGCTCCACTTCGACCGCCTCGGCTTCATCGCCGTCGCCTTCAGCATCGTCAGCCTCTTCGTCTTCCGCCTGGTGAAAGTGGCGGAGTAG
- a CDS encoding Dabb family protein has product MNHKSRRQFIAGSALLGISAATATAAETAPAAAGGEKKNDALPKLLHHVFFWLKNPESEEDRAKLIAGIKKLGAIKTVRAIHVGVPASTEKRDVVESSYHVSELLCFDDVEGQNAYQVDPLHVKFVEECSGLWSKVVVYDVLAA; this is encoded by the coding sequence ATGAACCACAAATCACGCAGGCAATTCATCGCCGGCAGCGCGCTGCTGGGAATCTCCGCCGCCACGGCCACCGCCGCCGAGACCGCACCGGCTGCCGCAGGCGGGGAGAAGAAGAATGATGCCCTGCCAAAGCTGCTCCACCACGTCTTCTTCTGGCTGAAGAATCCGGAGTCGGAGGAAGACCGCGCCAAGCTGATCGCGGGCATCAAGAAGCTCGGCGCGATCAAGACGGTCCGCGCCATCCACGTGGGCGTGCCCGCTTCCACGGAGAAGCGCGATGTCGTGGAGTCGAGCTACCACGTTTCCGAGCTGCTGTGCTTTGACGACGTGGAAGGCCAGAACGCCTATCAGGTCGATCCGCTCCACGTGAAGTTCGTCGAGGAATGCTCCGGCCTGTGGAGCAAGGTCGTCGTTTACGACGTGCTGGCCGCTTGA
- a CDS encoding glycerophosphodiester phosphodiesterase: MKRLFSPTLLAATVLAPLLCPPLGAQPKKPFHFAHRGGAFEFEENTLFAFRSSYDKGLRGFETDIRMTKDGQLVVLHDDSLDRTHNGTGPVEALDAEAAKVITTKKQAEPLLFLDTLLDYLADKPGLYVEFEMKTSNKELYPDERIEAYAKQIYKQVMERRPEGSTWVFTSFDARPLKAIKKIDANAEIMFIKGGPLDDELMKAATEIGARRIACKMEGTTRLVVKDAQKKGFIVTGWPGRDLNDYFLGLGLGVDAICTDVPVKVQEFIESRAK, translated from the coding sequence ATGAAGCGCTTGTTTTCGCCCACCCTCCTCGCCGCCACCGTGCTGGCCCCGCTCCTCTGCCCGCCGCTCGGCGCGCAGCCGAAGAAGCCCTTCCACTTCGCCCACCGCGGCGGGGCCTTCGAGTTCGAGGAAAACACGCTCTTCGCCTTCCGCAGCAGCTACGACAAGGGCCTACGCGGCTTCGAGACGGACATCCGCATGACGAAGGACGGCCAGCTCGTGGTGCTGCACGATGACTCGCTGGACCGCACCCACAATGGCACCGGACCGGTCGAGGCACTCGATGCCGAGGCGGCCAAGGTCATCACCACGAAGAAGCAGGCCGAGCCTCTGCTCTTCCTCGACACCCTGCTCGACTACCTCGCCGACAAGCCGGGTCTCTACGTCGAATTCGAGATGAAGACGAGCAACAAGGAGCTCTACCCGGACGAGCGGATCGAGGCTTATGCAAAGCAGATCTACAAGCAGGTGATGGAGCGTCGCCCCGAGGGCTCCACCTGGGTCTTCACCTCCTTCGACGCGCGTCCGCTGAAGGCGATCAAGAAGATCGATGCGAATGCCGAGATCATGTTCATCAAGGGAGGCCCGCTCGATGACGAGCTCATGAAGGCCGCCACGGAGATCGGCGCGCGCCGCATCGCCTGCAAGATGGAAGGCACCACGCGCCTCGTCGTGAAGGATGCGCAGAAGAAGGGCTTCATCGTCACGGGATGGCCGGGCCGCGATCTCAACGACTACTTCCTCGGCCTGGGTCTCGGCGTGGACGCCATCTGCACCGATGTCCCGGTGAAAGTGCAGGAATTCATCGAGTCGCGCGCGAAGTGA
- a CDS encoding FAD-dependent oxidoreductase — MDRRHALALAALAMTGGCRPKPKPSAEAPSAPEPAPAPPEPSAPREPLEGASLMPVHADPARVIRTIGGLRPYRPEGYVVRREEAGQKVLIHNYGHGGGGMTLSWGSSMQAVRLAGTVSGLHCAVVGGGVMGLSTARLLQLRGARVTIYTKALPPDTTSNVAGAQWWPFSVFDGGRRTEDFGRQFVEAARLSFEAFQPLVGPRWGVRWLPNYYLSQNPHANGWLSGPGSALHDFQISFRDFGPGEHVFPMPHVRRFHTMMIEPSIYLATLLSDVQVAGGTIDIRDISSREAMLALPHDMIFNCTGLGAAPLTGDTSLVPVKGQLSILMPQPGVDYNLIHGDYYMFPRTDGIVLGGTYLRGQADPTPDPDAARRIVAAHQSFFDRFRASQKEAG, encoded by the coding sequence ATGGATCGCCGACACGCCCTAGCACTCGCCGCCCTCGCCATGACCGGCGGCTGCCGGCCCAAGCCCAAGCCTTCGGCCGAGGCCCCCTCCGCCCCGGAGCCCGCGCCTGCCCCGCCAGAGCCATCCGCTCCACGCGAGCCGCTGGAGGGCGCATCGCTGATGCCCGTGCATGCGGACCCCGCGCGCGTGATCCGCACCATCGGCGGGCTGCGTCCCTATCGCCCGGAGGGCTATGTGGTGCGGCGCGAGGAGGCGGGGCAAAAGGTGCTGATCCACAATTACGGCCACGGCGGCGGCGGCATGACACTCTCATGGGGCAGCTCCATGCAGGCGGTACGGCTCGCCGGGACCGTCTCCGGCCTGCACTGCGCGGTGGTCGGTGGCGGCGTGATGGGTCTGAGCACCGCGCGCCTGCTCCAGCTCCGCGGCGCACGCGTGACCATCTACACGAAGGCACTGCCACCGGACACCACGTCGAATGTCGCCGGGGCACAGTGGTGGCCCTTCTCGGTTTTCGACGGCGGGCGCAGGACCGAGGACTTCGGCCGGCAATTCGTCGAGGCGGCGCGGCTTTCCTTTGAGGCCTTCCAGCCGCTCGTCGGCCCGCGCTGGGGCGTGCGCTGGCTGCCGAACTACTACCTGAGCCAGAATCCCCACGCGAACGGCTGGCTCAGCGGACCGGGCAGCGCGCTGCATGACTTCCAGATTTCCTTCCGCGACTTCGGCCCGGGCGAACACGTCTTCCCCATGCCCCACGTGCGCCGCTTTCACACGATGATGATCGAGCCATCGATCTACCTCGCAACGCTGCTGTCCGACGTGCAGGTCGCCGGGGGAACGATCGACATCCGCGACATCTCCAGCCGCGAGGCCATGCTCGCGCTGCCGCACGACATGATCTTCAACTGCACCGGGCTCGGTGCCGCGCCCCTCACGGGTGACACCTCGCTGGTGCCGGTGAAGGGCCAGCTCTCCATCCTGATGCCCCAGCCCGGCGTGGACTACAATCTGATCCACGGGGACTACTACATGTTCCCCCGCACCGATGGCATCGTGCTCGGCGGCACCTACCTGCGCGGCCAGGCGGACCCCACGCCCGACCCTGATGCCGCGCGCCGGATCGTGGCCGCGCACCAGTCATTCTTCGACCGTTTCCGCGCCAGCCAGAAGGAGGCCGGATGA
- a CDS encoding alpha/beta fold hydrolase → MRISRFIPIFATAALALSASAQDQASAMDKFPALDAGLTDYRYPFEVRELAIKEQGHDLKLAYMDVKPVGDANGRTILLLHGKNFSGAYWERTARDLAGRGYRVVLPDQIGFGKSSKPTDIQYSFQMMAAHTKALLDHLEIGKASVVAHSMGGMVGTRFALMYPASAEKLVLVNPIGLEDWKRKVPYQSIDAATAAELKKAPSAVKDYMQTVYFDGQWKEEYDPLLEIQVGWMKGPDKERMARVTAITSDMVMTQPVLYEFPDLKVPTLLIIGERDRTAIGKNLVSKDIAATMGQYQDLGKAAAVAIPGAKLVALPGVGHAPQAEAYDDYLRALVDFL, encoded by the coding sequence ATGCGCATTTCCCGCTTCATCCCGATTTTCGCGACAGCGGCGCTGGCCCTGTCGGCCTCCGCGCAGGATCAGGCCTCCGCAATGGACAAGTTTCCAGCGCTGGATGCCGGTCTAACAGATTATCGCTATCCCTTCGAGGTCCGTGAGCTGGCGATCAAGGAACAAGGCCACGACCTGAAGCTCGCCTACATGGACGTGAAGCCCGTCGGGGACGCGAACGGCCGCACGATACTGCTGCTCCACGGGAAGAATTTCTCCGGAGCCTACTGGGAGCGCACCGCAAGGGACCTCGCCGGACGGGGCTACCGCGTGGTGCTGCCGGACCAGATCGGATTTGGCAAATCCTCGAAGCCCACCGACATCCAATACTCCTTCCAGATGATGGCCGCGCACACGAAGGCGCTGCTGGATCACCTGGAGATCGGGAAGGCATCGGTGGTCGCCCACTCCATGGGAGGCATGGTCGGCACGCGCTTCGCCCTCATGTATCCCGCCTCCGCGGAGAAGCTGGTGCTGGTGAATCCCATCGGCCTCGAGGATTGGAAGCGCAAGGTGCCTTACCAGAGCATCGATGCTGCCACCGCCGCCGAGCTGAAGAAGGCACCCTCCGCGGTGAAGGACTACATGCAGACGGTGTATTTCGATGGGCAATGGAAGGAGGAATACGATCCTCTGTTAGAGATCCAGGTCGGATGGATGAAGGGGCCGGACAAGGAGCGGATGGCCCGCGTCACCGCCATCACCTCGGACATGGTGATGACCCAGCCGGTGCTCTACGAATTCCCGGATCTCAAGGTGCCCACGCTGCTCATCATCGGCGAGCGTGACCGCACGGCCATCGGGAAGAATCTTGTGTCAAAGGACATCGCGGCGACCATGGGCCAGTATCAGGATCTCGGGAAAGCCGCGGCCGTCGCGATCCCGGGCGCGAAGCTGGTGGCGCTGCCGGGAGTCGGTCACGCGCCGCAGGCCGAGGCGTATGACGACTACCTGAGGGCGCTGGTGGACTTCTTGTGA
- a CDS encoding L,D-transpeptidase family protein: MHPLLRIAPLFLACGGAFAQVTGNPMEPSSKPAPVKIEPGLEEAVKWKWSAVPSATSAWGMPLPEELAPKAGDDPAKPAPAVAERPTSYEIQKGDTLTRIAGKFFMSVDQLKQFNELKNDRIVIGQSLRIPTPAELLAMAPPPPPPDAKKDGDKGKDGEVKPEHSFDSEPMTYEQLVMETVLIQVFLDREMFSPGAIDGKSGPTFKKVSQIYQATHPDASEPARLKAKAIEVVKQPYTNYVLRAEDFKFITPRKPGEVAAAPGAKKAPAKRGAPSPVKGTPQIPPLTYDEMVAADFLAYASAWEFVAERFHCDEGFLRELNSKLKEMPEVGTIFQVPNVIPFEIESAFAEPLQPVADPEKPVTAAVVNLSRLEISRGDELLAVLPVASARPGLTGRGTWTMLEAIPKPRLATTREPREAPAATPAEGEALPAAQHLPAGPNNPVGIAWINLAKSKTTDPLPYGLHGTGIPARMKSQEGIGGFRMTNWDIARAVKLLPIGTPLQWKTE, encoded by the coding sequence GTGCATCCGCTCCTGCGCATCGCCCCGCTCTTCCTCGCCTGTGGCGGCGCTTTCGCCCAGGTGACGGGGAATCCGATGGAACCCTCGTCAAAGCCCGCGCCGGTGAAAATAGAGCCCGGTCTGGAGGAGGCCGTGAAGTGGAAATGGAGCGCCGTGCCCTCCGCCACCAGCGCATGGGGCATGCCGCTGCCGGAGGAACTGGCACCAAAGGCGGGCGACGATCCCGCGAAGCCCGCACCGGCGGTGGCCGAGCGACCGACGAGCTACGAGATCCAGAAGGGCGACACGCTTACCCGGATCGCGGGGAAATTCTTCATGTCCGTGGACCAGCTCAAGCAATTCAACGAGCTGAAGAACGACCGCATCGTCATCGGCCAATCGCTGCGCATCCCCACCCCTGCGGAACTGCTGGCCATGGCCCCGCCGCCACCGCCGCCGGATGCGAAGAAGGATGGCGACAAGGGCAAGGATGGCGAGGTGAAGCCGGAGCACTCCTTTGACTCCGAGCCGATGACCTACGAGCAGCTCGTGATGGAGACGGTGCTCATCCAGGTCTTCCTCGACCGCGAGATGTTCTCGCCCGGAGCCATCGATGGAAAGAGCGGCCCGACTTTCAAGAAAGTGAGCCAGATCTATCAGGCCACCCACCCGGACGCCTCCGAGCCCGCACGGCTGAAGGCAAAGGCGATCGAGGTGGTGAAGCAGCCCTACACGAACTACGTGTTGCGCGCGGAGGACTTCAAATTCATCACGCCGCGCAAGCCCGGCGAAGTGGCAGCGGCACCGGGCGCTAAGAAAGCTCCGGCGAAGCGAGGCGCCCCCAGCCCGGTGAAAGGCACGCCGCAGATCCCTCCGCTCACCTATGACGAGATGGTCGCCGCGGATTTCCTCGCCTATGCGAGCGCGTGGGAATTCGTCGCCGAGCGCTTCCACTGCGACGAGGGCTTCCTGCGCGAGCTGAATTCCAAGCTGAAGGAGATGCCCGAGGTCGGAACCATCTTCCAGGTGCCGAATGTGATCCCCTTCGAGATCGAGAGCGCCTTCGCCGAGCCGCTGCAACCGGTGGCCGATCCGGAGAAGCCGGTCACGGCGGCGGTGGTGAATCTCTCGCGGCTGGAAATTTCCCGCGGCGACGAACTCCTCGCCGTGCTGCCCGTCGCCTCCGCCCGCCCGGGCCTAACAGGTCGCGGGACGTGGACGATGCTGGAAGCGATCCCCAAGCCTCGCCTGGCCACCACGCGCGAGCCGCGAGAGGCACCCGCCGCAACGCCCGCAGAGGGAGAAGCACTGCCCGCCGCGCAGCATCTGCCCGCGGGTCCGAACAATCCCGTGGGCATCGCCTGGATCAATCTCGCGAAGTCAAAAACCACCGATCCCCTGCCCTACGGCCTGCACGGCACAGGCATCCCCGCGCGGATGAAGTCGCAGGAAGGCATCGGCGGATTCCGCATGACGAACTGGGACATCGCCCGCGCCGTGAAGCTGCTGCCCATCGGCACCCCGCTTCAGTGGAAGACGGAGTAA
- a CDS encoding right-handed parallel beta-helix repeat-containing protein, giving the protein MNSPGFPPRRLTIRLWKGVVALGLPVLAHAEPRLVAGAPSGGNIPLIWSSTPGRIYRVQTSDSLQTWSALPPAVETLQPLLASSTTMSLSAPAAGPRGFYRVSEDLYIDPPWADAKPLRTIFLSYNSTQTALVNGATLRTAMLALIPGDQLVIAPGTYSISSLTDLVLNGTAQNPIRIVAGSGGSVVITRPDANQNVLNIGTAANASYLSLEGLEITGGSSGLRFGTCSNVRVDRCKIHHTGNDGIQANSRPIEKAYFTRNQIHDIGAPDAGGAGIYLGGVSTVAKQSVIAMNRIARANGSSLGYGIFVRDGSWGNLIAGNVVEDCELPGITVFGTAGNPVNVVEHNVCLPGDDYGLHVQKECIVRNNVVFGGEVGAFASIPLSGQNPTKMTVVNNTFIAEWRAVRLGSWSAGTDNLFANNACYSQTADAIFLAGSAGATVFSGLVTFGTRPSGVSSIPGTGLGDFTNVTWNGASHDVTPTATSPLRGAATASHASMLDLGYRLRTAPHVTGASR; this is encoded by the coding sequence ATGAACTCCCCCGGCTTTCCTCCCCGCCGCCTGACGATCCGCCTCTGGAAAGGCGTCGTTGCCCTCGGGCTGCCGGTCCTCGCCCATGCCGAGCCGCGATTGGTGGCGGGAGCACCGTCAGGGGGAAACATCCCGCTTATATGGTCGTCCACTCCCGGGCGGATCTACCGCGTGCAGACATCGGATTCCCTCCAGACATGGAGCGCGCTGCCACCGGCGGTGGAAACTCTCCAGCCACTGCTCGCATCATCCACCACGATGTCCCTCAGCGCCCCCGCCGCGGGACCGCGGGGCTTCTACCGGGTGAGCGAGGATCTCTACATCGATCCCCCGTGGGCGGATGCGAAGCCGCTGCGGACCATCTTCCTGAGCTACAATTCCACGCAGACCGCATTGGTAAATGGAGCCACGCTGCGCACCGCGATGCTTGCTCTCATCCCGGGCGACCAACTGGTGATCGCACCGGGCACTTACTCGATCTCCAGCCTGACCGATCTGGTTCTCAATGGCACCGCGCAGAATCCCATCCGCATCGTCGCGGGCAGCGGTGGTAGCGTCGTCATCACCCGGCCGGATGCGAACCAGAATGTCCTGAACATCGGCACCGCGGCTAACGCTTCCTACCTCTCGCTGGAGGGCCTGGAGATCACCGGCGGTTCTTCCGGCCTGCGGTTTGGTACCTGTAGCAATGTCCGCGTGGACCGCTGCAAGATCCACCACACCGGGAATGACGGCATCCAGGCGAACAGTCGCCCGATCGAGAAGGCCTACTTCACCCGCAACCAGATCCACGATATCGGTGCGCCGGATGCCGGTGGAGCCGGGATCTATCTCGGCGGTGTTTCCACCGTGGCGAAGCAGTCCGTGATAGCGATGAACCGCATCGCCCGCGCGAATGGCTCGAGCCTCGGCTATGGCATCTTCGTCCGCGATGGCTCGTGGGGAAATCTGATCGCGGGAAACGTGGTGGAAGATTGCGAGCTTCCCGGCATCACCGTCTTCGGCACGGCGGGGAATCCGGTGAACGTGGTGGAGCACAATGTCTGCCTGCCCGGCGATGACTACGGGCTGCACGTGCAGAAGGAATGCATCGTGCGGAACAACGTCGTCTTCGGCGGAGAGGTCGGTGCCTTCGCCAGTATCCCCCTCAGCGGACAGAATCCCACGAAGATGACGGTGGTGAACAATACCTTCATCGCCGAGTGGCGTGCCGTGCGCCTCGGCTCTTGGTCCGCGGGCACCGACAATCTCTTCGCAAACAACGCGTGCTACTCGCAGACCGCGGATGCCATCTTCCTCGCCGGGTCCGCCGGGGCGACCGTGTTCTCGGGCTTGGTCACCTTTGGCACGAGGCCTTCCGGCGTCAGCTCCATCCCGGGCACGGGGCTCGGAGATTTCACGAATGTCACGTGGAATGGCGCGAGCCATGACGTCACGCCGACGGCAACCTCACCGCTGCGTGGCGCGGCGACTGCCAGCCACGCCTCCATGCTCGATCTCGGCTACCGGCTTCGCACGGCCCCGCATGTCACCGGGGCGTCCCGCTGA